Proteins from one Mesotoga infera genomic window:
- a CDS encoding ABC transporter substrate-binding protein: MKKKILLVVVMALLVVSAFAGKVTIWSWRTQDAEVWQKIEALLKSRGHDITIEFTAYAPTEYDSKVNLALQTGTGPDIVYSRRLPGGRTQVLIENGLYLPIDEYVDLTYFPQASLNSVTWQNKVYGVPFAVQVVGIFYNKDYYDQFGLKEPTTWDELVANAEVLKKNGIDPFFVSGKEAWTLTMQHAMAGVSVLGPEWIKDLTEGKTNFLDPKFTDLNRRLNDLKIYYQNGFMGNSSVDQDASFAFGQTAMVFYGIWGYQTWKQLNPDIHVGYFMVPPITADQKPYAYTYLDGAIAMTSNVKNMEDSIEILKFCATPEFGTIFAGVTYNIPAVTGSTLPPDPVLQEALEIYSNHASPYVYWVGSVFTTQKPSLYDDVLSPGMQEMYAGKLTPEGLSKMAQDAISQWYPPLMNK, from the coding sequence ATGAAAAAGAAAATTTTGCTAGTTGTTGTAATGGCTCTACTTGTTGTGAGTGCTTTTGCCGGCAAAGTTACAATCTGGAGCTGGCGAACACAGGATGCCGAGGTCTGGCAGAAGATCGAAGCGCTTCTGAAAAGCAGGGGCCACGATATAACGATCGAATTCACCGCTTACGCTCCAACCGAGTACGACTCGAAAGTCAACCTCGCTCTTCAAACAGGAACAGGACCGGATATAGTTTACTCCAGAAGACTCCCCGGTGGAAGAACACAGGTACTGATCGAAAATGGTCTCTATCTGCCGATCGATGAGTATGTAGATCTGACTTATTTCCCACAGGCCTCGTTGAACTCGGTGACCTGGCAAAACAAAGTGTACGGAGTTCCCTTCGCGGTACAGGTAGTCGGAATCTTCTACAACAAAGATTACTACGATCAGTTCGGACTGAAAGAGCCGACAACCTGGGACGAACTGGTGGCCAACGCCGAAGTTCTGAAGAAGAACGGCATCGACCCCTTCTTTGTTTCAGGTAAGGAAGCCTGGACACTCACCATGCAGCATGCGATGGCCGGAGTCAGTGTCCTCGGACCGGAATGGATAAAGGATCTCACAGAAGGCAAGACCAACTTCCTCGATCCGAAGTTCACCGATCTCAACAGGAGACTCAACGATCTCAAGATCTACTACCAGAACGGATTCATGGGTAACTCTTCTGTCGATCAGGACGCTTCTTTCGCCTTCGGACAGACCGCAATGGTTTTCTACGGCATATGGGGCTACCAGACATGGAAGCAGCTCAACCCGGACATCCACGTGGGTTACTTCATGGTTCCTCCGATAACTGCAGATCAGAAACCATACGCTTACACTTATCTCGACGGAGCCATAGCGATGACATCCAACGTAAAGAACATGGAAGATTCGATCGAAATCCTGAAATTCTGTGCAACCCCTGAGTTCGGTACCATCTTCGCCGGGGTAACGTACAACATCCCCGCGGTGACCGGTTCGACTCTTCCGCCCGATCCAGTTCTTCAAGAGGCTCTGGAAATTTACTCGAACCACGCCTCTCCATACGTTTACTGGGTCGGCTCGGTCTTCACCACTCAGAAGCCCTCTCTGTACGACGATGTTCTGAGCCCGGGTATGCAGGAAATGTACGCCGGGAAGCTCACTCCGGAAGGACTATCCAAGATGGCTCAGGATGCGATTTCTCAGTGGTACCCACCGCTAATGAATAAGTAA
- a CDS encoding carbohydrate ABC transporter permease: MSIKLRYLLVFIIPAMLLYTVFIIYPLFDSLILSFFSWPGVGARTFVGVKNFQTLFTGSYAKELFNAFLHNVYFFLLLIVLELGLGFLIALMLASKIKGAGVFRVVTYIPNMIPLVLVGFMWGLFLNPQVGLVNQLLKLVGLGRLAQPWLGLESTALTTIILVNVWRNLGFYVLVILAAILDISPDLIEAAYIDGANNWKITWRIIFPLTFSTFRTLAILLFIWSFNIFDTVYALTGVQAGPYRSTDVLGTLFYRTAFGGLGSGAVDMGLGASVTVFIFMIVMPVSILYVYLVEKRQRSA, encoded by the coding sequence ATGAGTATAAAACTTAGATATCTTCTCGTTTTCATAATTCCAGCGATGCTTCTCTATACGGTCTTCATCATCTATCCGCTCTTTGACAGTCTCATTCTCAGTTTCTTCAGCTGGCCGGGGGTTGGAGCGAGAACTTTTGTGGGTGTGAAAAACTTTCAGACGCTTTTCACTGGTTCCTACGCTAAAGAACTTTTCAACGCTTTTCTGCACAACGTTTATTTCTTTCTGCTCCTGATCGTGCTTGAACTTGGACTGGGCTTTCTGATAGCCCTGATGCTAGCCAGCAAGATAAAGGGAGCGGGCGTATTCAGAGTCGTCACTTACATTCCTAACATGATACCCTTGGTTCTGGTCGGTTTCATGTGGGGGCTCTTCCTTAATCCGCAGGTTGGCCTGGTGAACCAGCTCCTCAAGCTGGTGGGGCTTGGCAGGCTGGCACAACCGTGGCTCGGTCTGGAGAGCACAGCTCTTACGACTATAATCCTCGTGAACGTCTGGCGTAATCTCGGCTTTTACGTTCTGGTAATCCTGGCCGCCATACTGGATATCTCGCCGGATTTGATAGAGGCTGCCTACATAGATGGGGCCAACAACTGGAAAATAACCTGGCGGATAATATTCCCCCTTACTTTTTCAACCTTCAGAACGCTGGCGATTCTCCTTTTCATATGGAGTTTCAATATATTCGACACGGTTTACGCCCTGACAGGTGTTCAGGCCGGTCCCTACAGATCCACGGACGTTCTCGGAACACTCTTCTACAGAACGGCTTTCGGCGGGTTGGGAAGCGGCGCGGTAGATATGGGGCTGGGAGCGTCGGTCACGGTCTTTATATTTATGATAGTCATGCCCGTTTCAATCCTTTACGTTTACCTCGTGGAGAAGAGACAAAGGAGTGCTTGA
- a CDS encoding cytoplasmic protein: MERIIVTVEPDLEGLIDGFLVSRQLDSEKLQKAIVEHDFQEIKNIGNSLREAGSGCGFDFISIIGTKIEMAGTQKNKLGAEIALDALNWYLGRIRTEVFGEG; this comes from the coding sequence ATGGAAAGGATCATCGTTACTGTGGAGCCCGACCTGGAAGGTCTCATAGATGGATTTCTAGTTAGCAGACAACTCGATTCCGAGAAACTCCAGAAGGCTATTGTAGAGCATGATTTCCAAGAGATAAAGAATATTGGAAACTCTCTCAGGGAAGCCGGTTCCGGTTGTGGGTTCGATTTTATTTCAATAATTGGTACGAAGATCGAAATGGCCGGTACTCAGAAAAATAAACTGGGTGCCGAAATAGCCCTGGACGCTCTCAACTGGTATCTCGGAAGAATAAGGACCGAAGTCTTCGGAGAGGGATAA
- a CDS encoding GntR family transcriptional regulator, whose translation MKEVSVPVYYRIYKELKQRIARGTYPVKLPTEKKLCDEFNVSRLTLRRALEELKRESIIEASKGRGTFVLEEKREEKIGTLTGFTEEAKRDGRKATSLVLKNTIVAPEEDVAGLFEIPSGGMVVVLERVRYLDEEPYGIERAFLNPMVDIRILNVVQRDMSKESLYYILKSELGIVLDHAQETIEVCRMSRDEARHLQVKEGSYAITRERHTYTDHGFCVEIVKSVYRGDRYRLKVVRRVE comes from the coding sequence TTGAAGGAAGTATCTGTTCCAGTCTATTACCGCATCTACAAAGAGCTAAAGCAGCGAATCGCGAGGGGAACTTACCCGGTGAAGTTACCCACGGAGAAGAAACTCTGCGACGAGTTCAACGTAAGCAGATTAACCCTCAGGAGGGCTCTGGAAGAGCTCAAGAGAGAGTCGATCATCGAGGCTTCGAAGGGACGCGGAACGTTCGTGCTGGAGGAAAAGCGCGAAGAGAAAATAGGAACACTCACAGGATTCACCGAGGAGGCTAAACGCGACGGACGAAAGGCAACTTCTCTGGTATTGAAAAACACTATAGTGGCTCCAGAAGAGGATGTTGCTGGGCTATTCGAGATTCCTTCGGGAGGCATGGTCGTGGTTCTAGAAAGGGTGAGATACCTCGACGAAGAACCTTATGGCATTGAGAGAGCCTTTCTCAATCCGATGGTGGATATAAGGATTTTGAACGTCGTTCAGAGAGATATGTCAAAAGAGTCTCTGTACTACATACTGAAAAGCGAACTGGGTATCGTGCTCGACCACGCGCAGGAAACCATAGAAGTCTGCCGGATGTCCAGAGATGAAGCCAGGCATCTTCAGGTAAAGGAAGGGAGCTACGCGATAACCCGGGAGCGTCATACCTACACCGATCACGGGTTTTGCGTGGAAATAGTCAAATCGGTTTACCGGGGAGACCGTTACAGGTTAAAAGTGGTAAGGAGAGTCGAATGA
- the pdxA gene encoding 4-hydroxythreonine-4-phosphate dehydrogenase PdxA produces MSKAKPLELKIPPGNPVIAVTTGDPAGIGPEITAKAVAGGGIYEFCRPLVIGDRKSIEREIVHNELNLTISEAGDSGEGDYRPGRLVLLSPRSLQENDFPIGKVSADCGRAAFEYIRQAVQLALAKRVAAIVTGPINKQSLKESGITLTGHTEILAELTGTRDPLTMFEIYGEMRVFFLSRHVSLRQACDMVKKERVLDYIIRCTEALKQLRLKDDRPFAVAGLNPHCGENGLFGREEIDEIIPAIEEARKAGIKVAGPFGADSVFAMARKGEFSAVLSMYHDQGHIAAKTLNFARTVSVTLGMPILRTSVDHGTAFDIAGKGLADPASLIEAVKLAAVYA; encoded by the coding sequence ATGAGTAAAGCAAAACCTCTTGAATTGAAAATTCCGCCGGGCAATCCCGTTATCGCCGTAACTACGGGCGACCCTGCGGGGATAGGCCCGGAAATAACTGCAAAAGCCGTTGCCGGTGGAGGAATATACGAGTTTTGTAGGCCTTTGGTAATAGGTGATCGCAAAAGCATCGAGAGAGAGATCGTTCACAACGAATTGAATTTAACAATAAGTGAAGCAGGAGACTCAGGAGAAGGTGATTACCGTCCCGGAAGACTCGTGCTCCTATCACCACGATCCCTTCAGGAAAACGACTTTCCCATTGGAAAAGTATCGGCCGATTGTGGTAGGGCCGCCTTCGAATACATACGCCAGGCCGTTCAACTGGCCCTTGCAAAGAGGGTTGCCGCAATAGTCACAGGTCCTATCAACAAGCAATCCTTGAAAGAATCCGGCATCACACTCACCGGCCACACAGAGATTCTGGCCGAACTCACCGGCACGCGTGATCCCTTGACCATGTTCGAGATCTACGGAGAGATGAGAGTTTTCTTTCTTTCCAGACATGTATCGCTTCGGCAGGCCTGTGATATGGTGAAAAAAGAGAGGGTGCTGGATTATATAATACGCTGCACGGAAGCCTTAAAACAGTTGAGATTGAAAGACGATAGACCTTTTGCGGTAGCCGGTCTCAATCCACACTGCGGGGAAAACGGTCTCTTCGGCAGAGAGGAGATCGATGAAATAATACCCGCCATCGAAGAAGCCAGAAAAGCGGGGATCAAGGTTGCGGGTCCCTTCGGAGCCGATTCGGTCTTCGCCATGGCCCGCAAGGGAGAGTTCTCGGCCGTATTGTCCATGTATCATGATCAGGGCCACATTGCGGCCAAGACGCTGAATTTTGCCAGAACCGTCTCGGTGACACTTGGAATGCCCATATTGAGAACCTCGGTCGATCACGGCACTGCTTTCGACATAGCCGGTAAGGGTTTAGCAGACCCCGCCAGCTTGATCGAAGCGGTGAAACTCGCCGCTGTATATGCTTGA
- the murQ gene encoding N-acetylmuramic acid 6-phosphate etherase gives MKFDKLETERSNPRTRNIDELPTIEMLRLMNEEDATVPLSVRDVLAEIASAVELCTNAIENGGRIIYAGAGTSGRLGVLDAAEVVPTFGVSKDLFVTLMAGGNDALTTPVEQAEDSEDLGASEVEKTSITANDVVVGITASGRTPFVGGILKYARKKGARTILVCNVGDPGLKDYADVTIAVRTGPEVITGSTRLKAGTAQKMVLNMISTITMVKVGRVFGNYMIGVKILNEKLVDRATRIVSEISDLPYEESAKILEESGRDVPLAILMALTGAKKEECERILKKNRGNIRLSLKELGGVS, from the coding sequence ATGAAGTTCGATAAACTCGAAACGGAAAGGTCAAATCCCAGAACAAGAAATATTGACGAACTGCCTACGATAGAAATGCTCAGATTGATGAACGAAGAGGATGCCACAGTTCCCCTGTCGGTTAGAGATGTGCTTGCCGAAATCGCTTCGGCCGTTGAACTGTGCACAAACGCCATCGAAAATGGGGGTAGAATTATTTACGCCGGTGCGGGAACGAGCGGCCGGCTTGGTGTTCTCGATGCTGCAGAGGTCGTCCCAACTTTCGGAGTTTCGAAAGATCTCTTCGTGACCCTTATGGCCGGAGGCAACGACGCACTGACAACCCCGGTGGAGCAGGCCGAAGACAGCGAAGATCTAGGCGCCAGCGAGGTGGAAAAGACCTCGATAACCGCGAATGATGTTGTCGTCGGTATAACGGCCTCGGGAAGAACCCCGTTCGTTGGGGGAATATTGAAATACGCCAGAAAAAAGGGAGCCAGGACGATCCTCGTTTGTAACGTCGGAGATCCCGGATTGAAGGATTATGCAGACGTCACGATCGCAGTTCGTACTGGTCCGGAAGTGATAACAGGCAGCACCAGATTGAAGGCCGGCACGGCCCAAAAGATGGTTCTCAATATGATTAGCACTATAACCATGGTTAAGGTCGGGAGAGTTTTCGGAAACTATATGATAGGAGTGAAGATTCTCAACGAAAAGTTGGTTGACCGCGCCACAAGGATTGTTTCAGAAATAAGCGACCTGCCGTACGAAGAATCTGCTAAAATACTGGAAGAGTCTGGAAGAGACGTGCCACTGGCGATACTGATGGCTCTCACGGGCGCCAAAAAAGAAGAGTGCGAAAGGATCTTGAAGAAAAACAGGGGAAATATAAGGCTTTCCTTGAAAGAGCTTGGAGGGGTTAGTTGA
- a CDS encoding carbohydrate ABC transporter permease, with translation MLKLSLFGKIIVYILLAVYCLVILVPFFMMILNSLKSMRDIFMKPFSFPTKVLYDNYTKAWNQAGIGTGYKNSALVAGVSVVGILIVSSMFAYAISKYEFRGRRFLFIYSMLGLAFPARLAIIPIFILLRNLTLTNSLFGLILIYTSVNIPFSVFLLKNFIDGVPNELSEAARIDGATPMQIYWKVVLPLVKPALSIVAIVSFVNVWNDFFFPLIFINDKSKATITLAISIFFGEYSNQWPLLFSGLTLAIAPTIILFLLFSRQFITGMTQGAIK, from the coding sequence ATGCTTAAATTGAGTCTTTTCGGAAAAATAATAGTTTACATACTTCTGGCCGTTTACTGTCTGGTTATTCTCGTCCCCTTTTTCATGATGATCCTGAACTCCCTTAAATCCATGAGGGATATATTCATGAAGCCCTTCTCCTTCCCCACGAAAGTACTGTACGATAACTATACCAAAGCCTGGAACCAGGCCGGAATAGGCACGGGTTACAAAAACAGCGCCTTGGTGGCGGGAGTGTCCGTAGTAGGAATACTGATAGTTTCTTCTATGTTCGCATATGCAATCTCTAAGTACGAATTCAGGGGCCGCAGGTTCCTTTTCATTTACTCGATGCTCGGGCTTGCCTTCCCCGCGAGATTGGCGATAATACCGATCTTCATACTTCTGAGAAACCTTACGCTCACTAATTCGCTTTTCGGTCTGATTCTGATATATACATCAGTGAACATACCCTTTTCGGTCTTCCTGCTCAAGAACTTTATCGACGGTGTCCCGAACGAACTGTCGGAGGCCGCGAGAATAGACGGGGCCACACCCATGCAGATTTACTGGAAAGTCGTGTTGCCCTTGGTGAAACCGGCTCTTTCGATCGTGGCGATAGTGAGTTTCGTCAATGTCTGGAACGACTTTTTCTTCCCCCTTATATTTATCAACGACAAGTCGAAGGCCACCATAACGCTCGCCATTTCGATCTTCTTCGGCGAATATTCTAACCAGTGGCCGCTTTTGTTCTCGGGACTCACGCTCGCGATCGCGCCGACCATAATACTCTTCCTGCTTTTCTCTCGACAGTTCATCACTGGAATGACCCAGGGGGCGATAAAGTGA
- a CDS encoding BadF/BadG/BcrA/BcrD ATPase family protein has product MSVKSVISMDGGGTHLRVTAISGNRQLRKIYQTGVNLTAVSMEYLISIFSMVKSDLWIPDVIVAAFSGAGDPERKDKLSGALKTAFCGASIEVIMDIEGLYRAAVGSGRGVVVISGTGSTVYGHDDEGSPVRSGGWGHIFDDEGSSFWMSREIITCALRYRDGLLPHDPIFDQLLEFYSVESIEKLVNLTIIQDFKTKIASFSKVALEQPTPLVKEIVDEGIGLLARRTLKVLERTGPVDSINVHGGSFQSTYYRERFTRALGGHKISLFEGNVDEILAKQVFDTLNRS; this is encoded by the coding sequence ATGAGCGTTAAAAGTGTTATATCGATGGACGGAGGTGGCACGCACCTCAGGGTTACCGCGATTTCCGGGAATAGACAGCTCAGAAAAATTTATCAAACCGGAGTAAATCTGACTGCCGTCAGCATGGAGTATCTGATCTCTATCTTTTCAATGGTGAAAAGCGATCTCTGGATACCCGACGTGATCGTGGCAGCCTTTTCCGGAGCTGGAGACCCTGAAAGGAAAGACAAGCTTAGCGGCGCCCTGAAGACGGCCTTCTGCGGGGCTTCGATCGAAGTGATAATGGATATCGAAGGGCTTTATAGGGCGGCAGTGGGCAGCGGAAGGGGAGTCGTGGTTATATCCGGGACCGGCTCTACCGTTTATGGCCATGATGACGAGGGGAGTCCTGTTAGATCTGGCGGTTGGGGGCACATCTTCGACGATGAAGGAAGCAGTTTCTGGATGTCCAGAGAGATTATAACCTGCGCTTTGAGATACAGGGATGGGCTGCTACCTCACGATCCGATCTTCGATCAGCTGCTGGAGTTTTATTCTGTGGAAAGTATAGAGAAACTCGTTAACCTTACAATAATTCAGGATTTCAAAACGAAGATCGCGTCGTTCAGCAAAGTGGCCCTTGAGCAGCCGACCCCCCTGGTCAAAGAGATCGTCGATGAAGGAATCGGCTTGCTAGCCAGAAGAACTCTCAAGGTTCTCGAAAGAACCGGACCCGTCGACTCAATAAACGTCCATGGGGGCTCTTTTCAGTCGACATATTATCGCGAGAGATTCACCCGGGCGCTCGGAGGGCACAAGATCTCCCTCTTCGAGGGGAATGTCGACGAAATACTGGCAAAACAGGTTTTCGATACGCTCAATAGATCCTGA
- a CDS encoding M14 family metallopeptidase: MMRKWIILAVLLLVVLAGGIPLYLQRNFKEEVVAGPGVTDVFKLSRYFSGIEGTIADTDVFELKGSEEGGKMLIIAGTHENEPSAALTAFYLIENLKVDRGTVYIIPHFNRSGSLGTQPGGGFPLYFSMETPWGEKTFRMGDRGFQALDQWPDPDVYIHYPEGQAMSYIDARNTNRAWPGRPDGYYAEQVTYATMEMIKKEKIDIVIDLHEAEAMYPVTNCIVVPEKSMSYATGASFYVKGREKFENHVERSPTAFRGLSHREIGDWSDAYPFLLESPGVHLDQITAAKTPELIMDGIDPFVLKAAEKGLLFIPYDENGFSMDRRVGQHSSVIQEIVVQWSKKNPERGLTISAPKYKEIVENGLGYFFKDPSKANKDDVYYQ, encoded by the coding sequence ATGATGAGAAAATGGATTATTCTGGCGGTACTGCTGCTGGTGGTTCTGGCCGGTGGAATTCCTCTGTACCTGCAACGAAACTTCAAAGAAGAGGTCGTTGCCGGTCCGGGTGTAACCGATGTCTTCAAATTGAGCAGATACTTCAGCGGCATCGAAGGAACTATAGCCGATACCGACGTCTTCGAATTGAAAGGTTCCGAAGAGGGAGGGAAGATGCTCATAATAGCCGGTACGCACGAGAACGAACCCTCTGCGGCGCTCACGGCATTCTATCTTATTGAAAATCTGAAAGTCGATCGTGGAACTGTTTACATAATCCCTCATTTCAACAGAAGCGGTTCGCTCGGCACTCAGCCCGGAGGCGGTTTCCCGTTGTATTTCAGTATGGAAACTCCCTGGGGAGAGAAGACTTTCAGAATGGGCGACAGAGGATTTCAGGCTCTCGATCAGTGGCCCGATCCCGATGTCTATATACATTATCCCGAAGGTCAGGCCATGTCTTACATAGACGCGAGAAACACTAACAGAGCCTGGCCGGGAAGACCGGACGGATACTATGCCGAACAGGTAACCTACGCCACCATGGAGATGATAAAGAAGGAAAAGATCGACATCGTTATCGATCTCCACGAAGCCGAGGCCATGTATCCGGTCACCAACTGTATAGTCGTACCGGAGAAATCGATGAGCTACGCCACCGGAGCCTCGTTCTACGTCAAGGGTAGAGAAAAGTTCGAAAACCATGTCGAACGCTCCCCAACGGCTTTCAGAGGACTGTCTCACAGAGAAATCGGCGACTGGTCGGACGCCTATCCCTTCCTGCTGGAGTCTCCCGGCGTTCATCTGGACCAGATAACCGCGGCCAAAACTCCCGAGCTGATAATGGACGGTATCGATCCCTTCGTTCTCAAAGCCGCCGAAAAGGGACTTCTATTTATTCCTTACGATGAAAACGGTTTCTCGATGGATAGAAGGGTTGGCCAACACTCTTCGGTCATTCAGGAAATAGTTGTACAGTGGTCGAAGAAGAACCCCGAAAGAGGTCTTACCATTTCTGCGCCCAAATACAAGGAGATCGTTGAAAATGGTCTCGGTTATTTCTTCAAAGATCCTTCCAAAGCCAACAAGGACGATGTCTATTACCAGTAA
- a CDS encoding exo-beta-N-acetylmuramidase NamZ family protein — protein MSELKVKLGIDDFLEREEFKGKRLGLLTNSTGINGRLKQNIDLIVSSGFNLVKLFGPEHGISGAAPDGVGVGNAVDPKYGIPVYSLFGEIYRPTEEMLSDLDFFVYDIQDVGLRFYTYIYSLAYSMEECARKGIKVIVLDRPNPLSCKVEGPTIKRGFETFVGGYGLALRYGLTVGELARYYNAAFNMGADLEVVPMENYDRNMYFDETGHPWNTPSPNIPSLEHALLYTGFCLFEGTNLSLGRGTVHPFKYIGAPWIDPELLYREVSRLNPPGVAFRERSFIPAAFRLSNTVCHGLEFFVTDKRCIEPLELAIDIISTVRKAYPEEFEWDLQYHGADGRYHFDLLMGECIYRQKIEEGATSKDLVAMWTDEERNFEEYIKPFRIY, from the coding sequence GTGTCTGAACTGAAAGTTAAACTGGGAATAGACGACTTTCTAGAGAGAGAAGAATTCAAAGGAAAGAGGCTGGGCCTTCTGACGAACTCAACGGGAATCAACGGCCGGTTGAAACAGAACATCGACCTGATCGTATCGTCTGGATTCAATCTGGTCAAATTATTTGGCCCCGAGCATGGTATATCCGGTGCCGCCCCTGACGGGGTCGGGGTGGGAAACGCGGTCGATCCAAAGTACGGTATCCCGGTTTATTCACTCTTCGGGGAGATTTACAGGCCAACCGAAGAGATGCTCTCCGATCTCGACTTCTTCGTGTACGACATTCAGGATGTGGGACTGCGCTTTTACACGTACATCTACTCGCTTGCCTACTCGATGGAGGAGTGTGCCAGAAAGGGTATCAAAGTTATTGTGCTCGACAGGCCGAACCCGCTTTCCTGCAAAGTCGAGGGACCGACTATAAAGAGGGGCTTCGAGACATTCGTGGGAGGTTACGGGCTGGCTCTCAGATACGGTCTTACTGTTGGCGAACTGGCGAGGTACTACAACGCCGCCTTCAACATGGGAGCGGATCTGGAAGTTGTTCCGATGGAAAATTACGACAGGAATATGTACTTCGATGAAACGGGACACCCCTGGAACACCCCGTCGCCGAACATACCTTCCCTCGAGCATGCGCTGCTCTACACTGGCTTCTGCCTTTTCGAAGGCACGAACCTCTCTCTGGGCAGGGGAACGGTCCATCCCTTCAAATACATCGGTGCCCCCTGGATAGACCCGGAGCTGCTCTACAGAGAAGTGTCGCGATTGAACCCGCCGGGTGTAGCCTTCCGCGAAAGATCCTTCATACCAGCAGCCTTCAGACTCTCGAACACGGTATGCCACGGGCTGGAGTTTTTCGTGACCGACAAGAGGTGCATAGAGCCACTCGAACTGGCGATCGATATCATATCGACCGTGCGAAAAGCGTATCCGGAAGAATTCGAATGGGATCTCCAGTACCACGGAGCCGACGGCAGATATCATTTCGACTTGCTGATGGGAGAGTGCATCTACCGCCAAAAAATCGAAGAAGGCGCCACTTCGAAGGATCTCGTGGCTATGTGGACCGACGAAGAGAGGAATTTCGAGGAATATATAAAGCCCTTCAGGATCTATTGA
- the nagZ gene encoding beta-N-acetylhexosaminidase: protein MNLDQAVGRLFLIGLPGKEMDSETEEILREIKPGAVILFAKNIESPIQVRTLLENVNRVLGYPVAVAIDQEGGIVTRLRDGFSVSPGAMALAATGSLENVSLASGIMAKEMRALGINWNLAPVVDINCNPKNPGIGVRSFGDDPEKVVKYATAFVQAMKREGVMSCLKHFPGKGRVEVDAHIDLPTLDVPLSTMLSSELKPFREIPGDSIMPSHIYMPQLQAKRVPASLSREILIELARNTIGYRGVLVADDLGMGGVSNYFSPEEAAVEGLRNGMDFLTFCHNPEVQKRAKKAVIKAVEQSGELAGRLEESIERVETFRRKATAMKPESLDVIGTDESLSTMQRISDASITAILEDKSLVPLSLEAVTAIYSVRLSRLVQVEDGPLKGVPVVARELAQMADCPLIDFDGKISEEEAIILADKAPKKGVRIVFTENAHLSAGQREFLMQLSRRPGRMLLIALRNPYDAFIKGVSNSILSYGYETLSQKSLLKVLTGEMKPQGVLPVEIPQEV from the coding sequence TCTCGATCAGGCAGTCGGAAGACTTTTCCTTATAGGGCTCCCCGGGAAAGAAATGGACAGCGAGACCGAGGAGATACTTAGAGAGATAAAACCTGGCGCGGTGATTCTCTTCGCGAAAAACATAGAGAGTCCGATTCAGGTGAGAACTCTTCTTGAAAACGTCAACAGAGTTCTGGGATACCCGGTCGCAGTCGCAATAGACCAGGAAGGGGGCATCGTGACGCGGCTTAGGGATGGCTTCTCGGTATCGCCCGGCGCTATGGCGCTGGCCGCAACCGGGAGCCTAGAGAACGTGTCTTTGGCCTCCGGTATAATGGCCAAAGAGATGAGAGCCTTGGGAATTAACTGGAATCTCGCACCGGTTGTCGATATAAACTGTAACCCGAAAAACCCGGGAATTGGCGTTAGAAGTTTCGGAGACGATCCCGAAAAAGTGGTGAAATACGCTACCGCATTCGTACAGGCTATGAAAAGGGAAGGAGTCATGAGCTGTCTGAAGCACTTTCCCGGAAAGGGCCGTGTTGAAGTCGATGCTCACATCGATCTTCCCACTCTGGACGTTCCGCTCTCGACGATGCTTTCCAGTGAGCTGAAACCTTTCCGGGAGATACCCGGCGATTCGATTATGCCTTCCCATATTTATATGCCACAGTTGCAGGCAAAAAGGGTTCCCGCATCGCTGTCAAGGGAGATTTTGATCGAACTGGCCAGAAATACGATAGGTTACAGGGGTGTTCTGGTGGCCGACGATCTCGGCATGGGTGGGGTCAGCAACTACTTCTCTCCCGAAGAAGCCGCTGTCGAGGGGTTGAGAAACGGAATGGACTTTCTCACTTTCTGCCATAATCCGGAAGTCCAGAAACGCGCGAAAAAGGCTGTCATTAAAGCCGTCGAACAATCCGGAGAACTGGCCGGAAGGCTCGAAGAATCGATCGAGCGTGTTGAAACCTTCAGAAGAAAGGCGACGGCAATGAAGCCCGAATCTCTGGATGTTATTGGAACCGACGAGAGTCTCTCGACGATGCAGAGAATTTCAGACGCTTCTATTACGGCCATTCTAGAGGATAAATCCCTGGTTCCACTTTCTCTCGAAGCGGTTACGGCGATCTACTCCGTGAGGCTATCCAGACTCGTTCAGGTAGAGGACGGACCGCTAAAAGGTGTTCCGGTCGTTGCTAGGGAATTGGCGCAGATGGCCGACTGCCCTTTGATAGATTTCGACGGGAAGATCTCCGAAGAGGAAGCGATAATACTCGCCGACAAAGCCCCAAAAAAAGGAGTCAGGATAGTATTTACGGAAAACGCACACCTCTCCGCCGGCCAGCGTGAGTTCCTCATGCAGCTGTCGCGTCGTCCGGGCAGAATGCTCCTCATAGCACTGAGAAACCCCTACGACGCTTTTATAAAAGGTGTGAGCAACAGCATTCTCAGTTACGGCTACGAAACGCTCTCACAGAAGAGTCTTCTTAAAGTTCTTACGGGGGAGATGAAACCGCAAGGGGTTCTTCCAGTAGAGATTCCTCAGGAGGTCTAG